The Mobula hypostoma chromosome 22, sMobHyp1.1, whole genome shotgun sequence genome includes a region encoding these proteins:
- the LOC134360193 gene encoding myosin-4-like codes for MSSDADMVIFGEAAPFLRKSEKERIAAQNKPFDAKTACYVTDPREVYIPATIKSREGDKVTVETRNRKTITVKDDQVFLMNPPKFDKIEDMAMLTHLNEASVLFNLKERYSAWMIYTYSGLFCVTINPYKWLPVYKPAVVNGYRGKKRQEAPPHVFSISDNAYQFMLTDRENQSILITGESGAGKTVNTKRVIQYFASVSASGDAIKKKDIKLHGTLEDQIIQANPLLEAFGNAKTVRNDNSSRFGKFIRIHFGATGKLASADIETYLLEKSRVTFQLKAERSYHIFYQVTSNKRPELIEMLLITNNPYDFPLISQGEISVPSINDQEELMATDEAIDILGFTSEEKASIYKLTGAMMHHGNLKFKQKQREEQAEPDGTEVADKIAYLMGLNSADLLKSLCFPRVKVGHEFVTKGQTVQQVINAVGALAKAVYEKMFSWMVTRINQQLETKQSRQYFIGVLDIAGFEIFDFNSFEQLCINFTNEKLQQFFNHHMFVLEQEEYKKEGIEWEFIDFGMDLAACIELIEKPMGIFSILEEECMFPKATDNTFKNKLYDQHLGKSTNFQKPKPAKGKAEAHFSLVHYAGIVDYNINGWLEKNKNPLNETVVGLYQKSSVKLLSALFVSYDTEDAGAPRKGGKRKGSSFQTVSALFRENLNKLMSNLRSTHPHFVRCIIPNETKTPGEIENHLVIHQLRCNGVLEGIRICRKGFPSRILYGDFKQRYKILNASAIPEGHFIDSKKASEKLLSSIDVDHSHYKFGHTKVFFKAGLLGALEEMRDEKLAQIITRTQAICRGYLMRVEFRNMIERRDSIFTIQYNIRSFMNVKHWPWMKLFFKIKPLLKSAETEKELANMKMEFEKTKEALTKSEEQRKQLEEKMVILLQEKNDLQLQVQSEADGLADAEERCDQLIKSKIQLEAKVKEYNERLEDEEEVNAELTSTKKKLEDECSALKKDIDNLEITLAKAEKDKHATENKVKNLTEEMSALDENIVKLTKEKKALQDVHQQILDDLQAEEDKVNSLTKSKAKLELQVDDLECALEQEKKLRVDLERVKRKLEGDLKLVQDSLIDFENDKQQLEEKIKKKDFDISQYQSKIEDEKILGIQLQKKIKELQARIEELEEEVEAERTARAKAEKQRSDYSRELEEISERLEEAGGATSVQIELNKKREAEFQKMRRDLEESTLQHEATAAALRKKQADSVAELGEQIDNLQRVKQKLEKEKSELKMEIDDLASNMESVSKSKAILEKTCRTLEDQLNETKTKHEEHVRLMSDMSTQQIRLQTENGELSRLLEEKESQISQLSRGKQAFTQQTEELKRQLEEETKAKSALAHALQSSRHDCDLLREQYEEEVEAKAELQRGMSKANSEVAQWRTKYETDAIQRTEELEEAKKKLAQRLQDAEDHVEAANSKCASLEKTKLRLQGEVDDLLIDVERANAAAAALDKKQRNFDKVLAEWKQKYEETQTELESALKESRSLSTELFKMKNVYEESLDHLETLKRENKNLQQEISDLTEQIGENGKTIHELEKAKKLAEQEKSDLQAALEEAEASLENSESKTLRIQLELTQVKSEIDRRIAEKDEEIEQIKRNYHRAVETMQAALDAEIRSKNDALRIKKKMEGDMNEMEIQLSHANRQAAEAVKCYRNLQAQLKECQLHLDEAVRGQEELKEQMAVLERRCNLQLAEIEELRAAVEQTERARKVAEQELIDASERVQLLHTQNTSLINTKKKLEIDINHLQTEVEDAIQESRNAEEKAKKAITDAAIMAEELKKEQDTSAHLARMKKNLDQTVKDLQLRLDGAEQLALKGGRKQLQKLEARVRELEGELEAEQKRCADANKGLHKFERKFKELTYQSEEDRKNNLRLQDLVNKLQLKVKNYKRQSEEAEEQANVHISKFRKVQHELEEAEERADIAESQVNKLKAKSRDFVSKEKGYKE; via the exons ATGAGTTCTGATGCAGATATGGTTATTTTTGGGGAGGCTGCTCCCTTTCTCCGGAAATCAGAGAAAGAGCGAATTGCAGCGCAGAATAAACCATTTGATGCCAAAACAGCCTGTTATGTCACTGACCCAAGGGAAGTGTACATTCCAGCCACAATTAAGAGTAGGGAAGGTGACAAAGTCACTGTGGAAACAAGAAATAGAAAG ACAATAACTGTCAAAGATGACCAAGTCTTCTTAATGAATCCGCCAAAATTTGATAAAATCGAAGATATGGCCATGCTAACCCACCTGAACGAAGCATCTGTTCTGTTTAACCTCAAAGAACGTTATTCAGCCTGGATGATCTAT ACCTACTCTGGCCTTTTCTGTGTTACTATAAACCCCTACAAGTGGCTGCCTGTGTACAAACCTGCCGTTGTCAATGGTTACAGGGGAAAGAAACGTCAAGAGGCTCCTCCCCATGTCTTTTCCATCTCTGACAACGCCTATCAGTTCATGTTAACAG ATCGTGAAAACCAGTCTATTCTGATCAC TGGAGAATCTGGTGCCGGGAAGACTGTGAACACAAAACGTGTCATCCAGTACTTCGCGTCAGTTTCAGCCAGTGGTGATGCCATCAagaaaaaagacatcaaactgcaT GGAACACTAGAAGACCAAATCATCCAGGCTAATCCATTACTTGAGGCCTTTGGAAATGCCAAGACTGTGAGAAATGATAACTCATCTCGATTT GGTAAATTCATCAGAATCCACTTTGGAGCTACAGGGAAGCTGGCATCTGCTGATATTGAAACAT ATCTGCTGGAAAAGTCACGGGTTACCTTCCAGTTGAAAGCTGAAAGAAGTTACCATATTTTCTACCAGGTTACATCCAACAAGAGGCCAGAACTAATCG aAATGTTGCTAATTACCAACAATCCCTACGACTTCCCACTCATCAGTCAGGGTGAGATTAGTGTGCCTAGTATCAATGATCAAGAGGAATTGATGGCTACTGAT GAAGCTATTGATATCCTGGGCTTTACTTCTGAGGAAAAAGCATCTATATACAAACTCACGGGCGCAATGATGCACCATGGTAACTTAAAGTTCAAGCAGAAGCAACGAGAAGAGCAGGCGGAACCTGACGGGACTGAAG TGGCTGACAAAATTGCTTACCTAATGGGATTGAATTCTGCAGACTTGTTAAAATCTTTGTGCTTCCCACGAGTTAAAGTTGGCCATGAGTTTGTGACCAAAGGGCAAACAGTACAACAG GTGATCAACGCAGTGGGAGCCCTGGCAAAAGCAGTGTATGAGAAGATGTTTTCATGGATGGTCACGCGAATTAACCAGCAATTAGAAACAAAACAGTCCCGGCAGTATTTCATTGGTGTGCTGGATATTGCAGGCTTTGAAATCTTTGAT TTCAACAGCTTTGAACAGCTGTGCATTAACTTCACTAATGAGAAACTGCAGCAGTTCTTCAACCACCACATGTTTGTTCTGGAACAAGAGGAGTACAAGAAGGAAGGAATTGAATGGGAATTCATTGACTTTGGAATGGATTTGGCTGCTTGCATTGAACTCATTGAAAAG CCCATGGGAATATTCTCAATCCTTGAAGAGGAATGTATGTTCCCCAAAGCCACAGACAACACCTTCAAGAATAAACTGTATGATCAGCATCTTGGTAAGTCAACCAACTTCCAGAAGCCCAAACCTGCCAAAGGAAAGGCTGAAGCCCACTTCTCACTGGTCCATTATGCTGGCATTGTGGACTACAACATTAATGGCTGGCTGGAAAAGAACAAGAACCCACTGAATGAAACTGTTGTTGGCTTATATCAGAAATCTTCAGTTAAGCTTCTGTCAGCTCTCTTTGTTTCTTATGATACTGAAG ATGCTGGTGCCCCGAGGAAGGGTGGTAAGAGGAAAGGATCTTCTTTTCAAACTGTGTCTGCACTCTTCAGG GAAAACCTAAATAAACTGATGTCCAATCTAAGAAGCACTCATCCGCATTTTGTACGATGCATCATTCCCAATGAAACGAAGACTCCAG GTGAAATTGAAAACCATCTTGTCATTCATCAGCTGAGGTGCAATGGTGTGTTGGAAGGTATTCGAATCTGCAGAAAAGGATTCCCCAGCAGAATCCTGTACGGTGACTTTAAGCAAAG GTACAAAATCTTAAATGCCAGTGCCATACCAGAAGGACATTTTATTGACAGCAAAAAGGCTtctgagaaactgctgagctCCATTGATGTGGACCATTCACATTATAAGTTTGGCCATACTAAG GTATTTTTCAAAGCTGGTCTCCTGGGTGCTCTTGAAGAAATGAgggatgaaaaattagctcaaaTCATCACACGTACACAAGCCATTTGCCGAGGATACCTAATGAGAGTAGAATTTAGAAACATGATAGAGAGAAG GGACTCCATTTTCACTATCCAGTACAACATTCGCTCATTTATGAATGTGAAACACTGGCCATGGATGAAACTTTTCTTCAAGATCAAACCTCTGTTGAAGAGTGCAGAAACCGAAAAAGAATTGGCAAATATGAAAATGGAGTTTGAAAAGACGAAAGAAGCACTAACCAAATCTGAAGAACAAAGGAAGCAATTGGAAGAGAAAATGGTTATCCTGCTTCAGGAAAAGAATGATTTACAGCTTCAAGTTCAGTCA GAGGCAGATGGCTTAGCTGATGCTGAAGAAAGGTGTGATCAGCTCATCAAAAGCAAAATTCAATTAGAAGCAAAGGTGAAGGAATACAATGAAAGATTGGAGGATGAAGAGGAAGTTAATGCAGAGTTAACAAGCACAAAGAAGAAACTCGAAGATGAATGCTCTGCTCTAAAGAAGGATATTGATAATTTAGAAATTACACTGGCTAAGGCAGAAAAGGACAAGCATGCCACTGAAAACAAG GTTAAGAATCTTACAGAAGAAATGTCCGCCCTTGATGAAAATATTGTCAAATTAACGAAGGAAAAGAAAGCCCTTCAAGACGTTCATCAGCAAATCTTAGATGATCtgcaggctgaagaggataaagtcAACTCTTTAACCAAATCCAAAGCTAAATTGGAACTGCAAGTGGATGAC CTTGAGTGTGCACTGGAGCAAGAGAAAAAACTTCGTGTGGACCTGGAAAGAGTTAAGAGGAAGCTTGAAGGGGATTTGAAGTTGGTACAAGATTCATTAATTGATTTCGAAAATGACAAGCAGCAATTAGAAGAGAAAATAAAGAA AAAAGATTTTGACATAAGCCAGTATCAAAGTAAGATTGAAGATGAAAAGATTCTTGGAATCCAACTGCAGAAGAAAATTAAAGAGCTTCAA GCCCGCATTGAAGAACTTGAAGAAGAAGTTGAAGCTGAGCGCACGGCTCGGGCTAAAGCAGAGAAGCAAAGATCTGACTATTCCCGTGAGCTGGAGGAGATCAGTGAGcgactggaagaagctggtggggcaaCCTCAGTACAGATTGAATTGAACAAGAAGCGTGAGGCAGAATTTCAGAAAATGCGCCGTGACCTGGAAGAATCTACCCTCCAGCATGAAGCCACAGCTGCTGCTCTTCGCAAGAAGCAGGCTGACAGTGTTGCAGAACTTGGGGAACAAATAGATAATCTACAACGTGTGAAACAGAAACTCGAGAAGGAAAAGAGTGAGCTGAAGATGGAAATTGATGACCTTGCCAGCAACATGGAGTCAGTTTCTAAATCAAAG GCCATTCTTGAAAAGACCTGCCGAACTCTTGAAGACCAACTGAATGAAACGAAGACAAAACATGAAGAACATGTGCGTTTAATGAGTGACATGTCAACACAACAAATTCGATTACAGACAGAAAACG GGGAACTAAGTCGTTTGCTTGAAGAAAAGGAGTCCCAAATTTCGCAGCTCAGTAGAGGGAAGCAAGCATTCACTCAACAGACGGAAGAGCTAAAAagacaattggaagaggaaaccaAG GCAAAAAGTGCACTGGCACATGCTCTTCAATCATCCCGCCATGACTGCGATCTCCTCCGTGAACAATATGAAGAGGAAGTGGAGGCAAAGGCTGAGCTCCAACGTGGAATGTCCAAGGCCAACAGTGAAGTGGCTCAGTGGAGAACGAAATATGAAACTGATGCAATCCAGCGCACAGAGGAACTGGAAGAAGCCAA GAAGAAACTTGCACAGCGACTCCAAGATGCCGAGGATCATGTTGAAGCAGCGAATTCAAAATGTGCTTCACTGGAAAAGACAAAGCTACGGTTGCAAGGTGAAGTGGACGACCTGTTGATAGATGTTGAAAGAGCTAATGCTGCTGCTGCGGCGCTTGATAAGAAGCAGAGAAACTTTGACAAG GTTCTGGCAGAATGGAAGCAGAAATATGAAGAAACCCAAACTGAGCTAGAATCAGCTCTAAAGGAATCCCGTTCTCTAAGTACTGAATTGTTCAAGATGAAGAATGTTTATGAGGAGTCTTTAGACCATCTGGAAACTCTCAAACGAGAAAACAAGAACCTACAGC AGGAGATCTCTGATCTTACTGAACAAATTGGCGAGAATGGAAAGACAATCCATGAGCTGGAAAAGGCCAAAAAACTGGCTGAACAGGAAAAGTCTGATCTGCAAGCAGCATTGGAAGAGGCTGAG GCTTCTCTGGAAAATTCAGAAAGCAAAACCCTGCGTATTCAGCTTGAATTGACCCAGGTGAAATCAGAAATTGATAGGCGGATTGCTGAGAAAGATGAGGAGATCGAACAAATCAAAAGAAACTATCACCGGGCAGTAGAAACCATGCAGGCAGCCCTGGATGCTGAAATCAGAAGTAAAAATGATGCCCTGAGGATCAAGAAAAAGATGGAAGGAGACATGAATGAAATGGAAATTCAGCTGAGCCATGCAAATCGCCAAGCTGCAGAAGCTGTGAAATGTTACCGAAACTTACAAGCCCAGCTGAAG GAATGCCAGTTACACCTTGACGAGGCTGTTAGAGGCCAAGAAGAACTAAAGGAGCAGATGGCTGTGCTTGAAAGAAGGTGCAATTTACAGCTTGCAGAAATTGAAGAGCTAAGAGCAGCTGTTGAACAAACAGAAAGAGCACGCAAAGTGGCTGAGCAGGAACTGATTGATGCCAGTGAACGTGTACAGCTCCTACATACTCAG AATACTAGCCTGATTAATACCAAGAAGAAGCTTGAAATTGATATTAACCATCTTCAAACTGAGGTTGAGGATGCCATTCAAGAATCAAGAAACGCagaagagaaagcaaagaaagcCATAACAGAT GCTGCTATAATGGCAGAAGAATTGAAAAAGGAGCAGGATACTAGCGCTCATTTGGCAAGAATGAAAAAAAACCTGGATCAAACTGTGAAGGACCTGCAACTGCGCCTGGATGGGGCCGAACAGCTCGCCTTGAAAGGTGGAAGGAAACAGCTCCAGAAACTGGAGGCCAGG GTACGTGAGCTTGAGGGTGAACTTGAAGCCGAGCAAAAGCGATGTGCAGATGCAAATAAAGGTCTTCACAAGTTTGAAAGGAAGTTCAAGGAGCTGACCTACCAG AGTGAAGAAGATAGAAAGAATAACTTGAGACTTCAAGACTTGGTTAACAAGCTGCAACTTAAAGTTAAAAACTATAAACGGCAATCTGAGGAGGCT GAGGAGCAGGCTAATGTCCACATATCCAAATTTAGGAAGGTACAGCATGAACTAGAAGAGGCAGAGGAACGTGCAGACATTGCAGAGTCTCAAGTGAACAAGCTTAAGGCTAAAAGCCGTGATTTTGTCAGCAAG